The proteins below are encoded in one region of Desulfurispira natronophila:
- a CDS encoding NADH-quinone oxidoreductase subunit D produces MTTTLPNTMEDKLFKHDYKSDLMTLAMGPHHPSTHGVLQLMLKLDGEIVVEAEPVIGFLHRSMDRMGQDRPWIQFTAALNRVDYLATIHSEVPYCVAAERIAGLEVPERAQWLRVLMMELNRIHSHLLWVGTFLLDMGATTIVMYSLRERELILDIMEEITGMRMMNNYTRIGGVRYDLTPKSVEMLREFLKNFPKAYWDMDAIMSANPIVRSRLIGKGTLTYEQAVDFGAMGPISRASGVDFDLRRDCPDFVYDKLDFNVPVYTEGDNYARYKVRMDEMLESLKMVEQCLDMMPEGPVKVEKPKIGPMWKAPAGEAYAEVESARGILGTYVVSDGGATPMRTKLRGASFSNLHAFAQTLVGINISEVVVLLGTYDVVLPEIDR; encoded by the coding sequence ATGACCACAACTCTACCCAATACCATGGAAGACAAGCTCTTCAAGCACGACTATAAAAGCGACCTCATGACGCTGGCCATGGGGCCGCACCACCCATCCACCCACGGCGTGTTGCAACTTATGCTCAAGCTGGACGGCGAGATTGTGGTAGAAGCAGAGCCGGTTATTGGTTTTCTGCATCGCTCTATGGATCGCATGGGACAGGATCGCCCCTGGATTCAATTCACCGCTGCCCTGAACCGGGTGGACTACCTGGCCACTATTCACAGTGAAGTACCATACTGTGTAGCAGCCGAGCGAATCGCCGGTCTTGAGGTTCCCGAGCGTGCCCAGTGGCTGCGTGTGCTCATGATGGAGCTCAATCGCATCCACTCCCACCTGCTGTGGGTGGGCACATTTCTGCTGGATATGGGAGCAACGACTATTGTCATGTACTCCTTGCGAGAGCGTGAGTTGATCCTTGACATTATGGAAGAGATCACCGGCATGCGCATGATGAACAATTACACCCGCATTGGCGGTGTACGCTACGATCTTACTCCCAAGTCGGTGGAAATGCTGCGGGAGTTTCTGAAAAACTTCCCCAAGGCATACTGGGATATGGATGCAATCATGAGCGCCAACCCCATTGTGCGCAGCCGCCTTATCGGCAAGGGCACTCTCACCTATGAGCAGGCAGTGGACTTCGGTGCCATGGGCCCCATCTCCCGCGCTTCAGGGGTTGACTTTGACCTGCGTCGCGACTGTCCTGATTTTGTCTATGACAAACTTGACTTCAATGTCCCGGTCTACACCGAGGGCGACAACTATGCTCGCTACAAAGTACGCATGGACGAGATGCTAGAGTCCCTTAAAATGGTGGAACAGTGTCTTGACATGATGCCGGAAGGTCCGGTCAAGGTGGAGAAACCCAAGATCGGCCCCATGTGGAAAGCGCCGGCGGGTGAAGCCTATGCCGAAGTGGAATCAGCCCGTGGAATTCTGGGCACCTATGTCGTCTCCGATGGTGGAGCCACCCCCATGCGGACCAAGCTGCGGGGAGCGTCTTTCTCCAACCTCCACGCCTTCGCCCAGACACTGGTGGGAATCAATATCTCCGAAGTCGTCGTTTTGCTTGGAACCTATGACGTAGTCCTACCAGAGATTGACAGATAG
- a CDS encoding NADH-quinone oxidoreductase subunit C: protein MAEEQKPKPKFTPEQIEEMKKAAAAKKAAAAKAAAEEEKAAPPPPPEPPAWLSEILQQCRGTEYMGPDSNHWERVQVANDQVVTLARTLKEKGFNYLTSLSGVEYRDSFGTVLHLYNIEQKWQLCVQYRTADKNDPVSLPSVSAIWPTADWHERESYDLLGIRYEGHPDLRRLLLPDDTQGHPLRKDFVPTNDGSLKI from the coding sequence ATGGCAGAAGAGCAAAAACCCAAACCCAAATTTACTCCTGAACAGATAGAGGAGATGAAAAAGGCAGCCGCGGCCAAGAAGGCTGCTGCAGCCAAAGCCGCTGCTGAAGAGGAAAAGGCGGCACCACCTCCTCCCCCTGAGCCCCCTGCCTGGCTCAGCGAAATTTTGCAGCAGTGCCGTGGCACCGAGTACATGGGACCCGATTCCAATCACTGGGAGCGTGTGCAGGTGGCCAACGATCAGGTGGTTACCCTGGCCCGTACCCTCAAAGAAAAAGGCTTCAACTATCTCACCAGCCTTTCTGGCGTTGAGTACCGTGATAGCTTTGGAACGGTGCTGCACTTGTACAATATTGAGCAGAAGTGGCAGCTCTGCGTACAGTATCGTACCGCTGACAAGAACGATCCGGTCAGCCTGCCTTCGGTCAGCGCCATCTGGCCTACCGCCGATTGGCATGAGCGTGAGTCTTACGATCTACTGGGCATTCGCTACGAGGGTCACCCTGATTTGCGGCGCCTTCTGTTGCCAGACGACACCCAGGGCCACCCCCTGCGCAAGGACTTTGTGCCCACTAACGACGGGAGTCTGAAGATATGA
- a CDS encoding NADH-quinone oxidoreductase subunit J family protein, protein MAEFVYHLAFYLMAIAIVVSALAMIFARNVVAGVTCLVGTFLGVAGIFFLLNAEFIGVVQIMVYAGGLSLLIVFAIMLTDPKDHEIQRPQAGNVMMGAVVSIVLFLMMVIAISTAEWSFSDAEPLTSQPAVYIGIQYFTTYIVPFYLAAIILSMALTGAIVMAKKDEGDEKC, encoded by the coding sequence ATGGCAGAATTTGTATACCACCTAGCTTTCTACCTCATGGCCATAGCCATTGTCGTCAGCGCGCTGGCCATGATATTCGCCCGCAATGTGGTTGCCGGCGTCACCTGCCTGGTGGGGACCTTTCTGGGAGTGGCAGGGATTTTCTTCCTGCTTAACGCCGAATTTATCGGGGTGGTCCAGATTATGGTCTATGCTGGCGGGCTCTCCCTGCTGATCGTATTTGCCATCATGCTCACAGACCCCAAAGACCATGAAATTCAGCGCCCACAGGCAGGGAATGTCATGATGGGAGCCGTGGTCAGCATTGTGCTGTTCCTCATGATGGTAATCGCCATATCCACTGCTGAGTGGAGTTTCTCCGATGCTGAGCCTCTGACCAGCCAGCCAGCGGTATATATCGGCATTCAGTACTTTACCACCTACATTGTTCCGTTCTATCTCGCGGCCATCATCCTCTCTATGGCCCTTACCGGTGCCATAGTCATGGCAAAAAAAGACGAGGGGGATGAAAAATGCTGA
- a CDS encoding NADH-quinone oxidoreductase subunit N, with amino-acid sequence MHEKDLIMIFPELLLIAAIFIATVADLFIRKENKSAVGYMVLLGMIGAMAALIGIKDYSTTFTYAGTFEHTGYSWWFRIMILAGGILTIMMSFVYAQERQSKPGEFFYLIAIATLGGMVMAGSGNMITVFLGLEMLSITSYVLVGMQREKAFAAEASFKYMLYGAVSSAVMLFGFAIIFGMTGTLDLAEAGAQLGGLLQGDASPAATMAMIMVLGGLGYKLAVVPFHQWCPDVYHGASYPVTAFLSVVSKIAGFAIIIRLVDYVFMGSGLEALAAQWALAFAVIAAASMILGNVAALPQTNVKRLLAYSSISHGGYVLLGIVAFMSLREAAPSNIAFLDGATSAVYYLFGYLFMNIGAFAGLMHFSRMAGSSEIKDIAGLAKKSPAVAFVTASCLVSLAGLPPFIGFLAKFYLFGAAVQSGYLWLALVGLVMSIVSLYYYAKVIKALYFDEQTVTDINTTPSGAGVTSTLAFSFAGILVSMFLAAPLIEIIRWSMERL; translated from the coding sequence ATGCATGAAAAAGACCTGATAATGATATTTCCAGAGCTGCTTCTCATTGCAGCTATCTTTATAGCCACGGTTGCCGATCTGTTTATCCGCAAGGAAAACAAGTCCGCCGTCGGTTACATGGTGCTGCTGGGCATGATTGGAGCCATGGCCGCTCTTATTGGAATCAAAGACTACTCCACCACCTTTACCTATGCCGGAACCTTTGAGCACACCGGCTACTCGTGGTGGTTCCGGATCATGATCCTGGCAGGCGGCATACTGACTATCATGATGTCGTTTGTCTACGCCCAGGAGCGCCAAAGCAAACCTGGTGAATTTTTCTACCTCATTGCCATTGCCACTCTGGGTGGCATGGTCATGGCGGGTTCCGGGAATATGATTACCGTATTCCTCGGCCTGGAAATGCTGAGCATTACCTCCTATGTCCTTGTGGGCATGCAGCGGGAAAAAGCATTTGCTGCTGAAGCTTCGTTCAAATACATGCTCTATGGGGCTGTATCTTCAGCGGTCATGCTCTTTGGTTTTGCCATTATCTTTGGCATGACTGGCACCCTGGATCTGGCCGAAGCTGGTGCGCAGCTGGGTGGCCTGCTACAAGGTGACGCCAGCCCCGCCGCAACCATGGCCATGATCATGGTGCTCGGTGGCCTGGGTTACAAGCTGGCAGTGGTGCCTTTTCACCAGTGGTGCCCTGATGTCTACCACGGTGCCTCATACCCGGTGACCGCATTTCTCTCCGTCGTATCGAAGATTGCCGGGTTTGCCATAATCATTCGCTTGGTGGACTACGTCTTCATGGGCAGCGGACTTGAAGCACTGGCAGCACAGTGGGCCTTGGCCTTTGCCGTCATTGCCGCAGCCAGCATGATCCTGGGGAACGTGGCGGCGCTGCCTCAGACCAATGTCAAGCGCCTGCTGGCCTATTCCAGTATCTCCCACGGCGGCTATGTGCTTCTGGGTATTGTCGCCTTTATGTCGCTTCGCGAAGCCGCTCCATCCAATATCGCATTTCTGGATGGAGCCACTTCAGCGGTGTACTACCTCTTTGGCTACCTCTTTATGAACATTGGTGCCTTTGCCGGGCTCATGCACTTCAGCCGCATGGCGGGGAGCTCTGAGATCAAGGACATTGCCGGACTGGCCAAGAAAAGCCCGGCTGTAGCTTTTGTCACCGCCTCCTGCCTTGTCAGTCTGGCGGGCCTACCACCCTTTATCGGTTTCCTGGCCAAGTTCTATCTCTTTGGTGCAGCCGTTCAGAGTGGGTACCTCTGGCTGGCACTGGTAGGGCTGGTGATGAGCATAGTCTCGCTCTACTACTATGCTAAAGTCATCAAGGCTCTCTACTTCGATGAACAGACCGTCACGGATATTAACACCACACCATCCGGTGCCGGTGTGACCAGCACTCTGGCATTCAGCTTTGCCGGAATACTGGTGAGCATGTTCCTGGCCGCACCTCTTATCGAAATCATTCGCTGGTCCATGGAGCGGCTCTAG
- a CDS encoding 4Fe-4S binding protein produces MAQEENTTPPKEPNFAVRTIESAAAGSKAIAIGMKTVLKYAGGPRPTREYPDEVRPLAERSRGRLYFIEEKCIACNMCVKACPIDVIDLEFHREEREVDGKVKKVPVIDKYNVDIGECISCGLCAEHCPTDAVYQSTEYETSYYYKELFVMDKDELAMTFPEYIAKKAREMKGK; encoded by the coding sequence ATGGCACAAGAAGAAAACACAACACCACCCAAAGAGCCTAATTTCGCTGTGCGGACGATTGAATCCGCTGCCGCCGGAAGCAAGGCCATCGCCATCGGCATGAAGACGGTTCTCAAGTACGCCGGCGGCCCACGCCCCACCCGGGAGTATCCTGATGAGGTTCGTCCTCTGGCCGAGCGCTCGCGAGGCAGGCTCTACTTTATTGAAGAGAAGTGCATTGCCTGCAATATGTGCGTCAAGGCATGCCCGATTGACGTTATTGATCTGGAATTCCACCGCGAAGAGCGGGAGGTTGACGGCAAGGTCAAAAAGGTTCCGGTAATTGACAAATACAACGTGGATATTGGTGAGTGCATTTCCTGCGGACTCTGCGCCGAGCACTGCCCCACCGATGCGGTGTACCAGTCGACGGAGTATGAGACATCCTATTATTACAAAGAACTCTTTGTGATGGATAAGGACGAGCTGGCCATGACTTTTCCTGAGTACATTGCAAAAAAAGCCCGGGAAATGAAAGGAAAGTAG
- a CDS encoding complex I subunit 4 family protein yields the protein MFVNPTELNTLSITALMVIPLIGVLIIALQGKSENTKAPHYIAAATTFTVFVLSLVMAFNYWPYAGGDNQYLFRDTWDWVPYLNFSYDVAVDGLSLPMVVLTTFLLFICSLASWNVGDKQPKLYFALFLFLETALIGVFTSVDMLLFFIFWELELIPMYFLIGIWGGARREYASTKFILYTVLASAGMFISLLAIYFLAGVGFSYESVVASGVLRELSMLVQVLLFAGFFLCFAVKLPVVPLHTWLPDAHVEAPTPVSVLLAGVLLKMGAYGLFRFNFGLFPEATQYLATTLAVLGVINIVYGAMLALAQTDMKKVIAYSSVSHMGFILLGLASLNHMAFNGGILQMFAHGTITAMMFLMVGVIYDRAHTREIAKLGGLAQQMPMASSLFLITSFAAVGVPGFNGFIAEVLTFVGAFQSFPVLTIIAALGIVLSAAYMLWLQERVFYGPRKAVWNGLKDMNGLEKFNMFACLFVVMLTGILPFLILDIINPATVQLLGLLG from the coding sequence ATGTTTGTAAATCCCACAGAGCTCAATACCCTGTCCATAACGGCCCTGATGGTCATTCCCCTGATCGGGGTGCTCATCATTGCCTTGCAGGGCAAATCTGAGAATACGAAGGCACCCCACTACATTGCAGCAGCCACGACATTTACCGTCTTTGTGCTCTCGCTCGTGATGGCCTTCAACTACTGGCCCTATGCCGGTGGTGACAACCAGTACCTGTTCCGCGACACCTGGGACTGGGTACCGTACCTCAACTTCAGTTATGACGTGGCGGTGGACGGCCTTTCACTGCCCATGGTCGTACTGACCACGTTCCTGCTGTTTATCTGTTCCTTGGCCTCCTGGAATGTCGGGGACAAGCAGCCGAAGCTGTACTTCGCCCTCTTCCTCTTCCTGGAGACAGCCCTGATCGGTGTGTTTACCTCCGTTGACATGCTGCTCTTCTTCATCTTCTGGGAGCTGGAACTCATCCCCATGTACTTCCTCATCGGAATCTGGGGTGGTGCGCGGCGCGAATACGCCTCCACCAAGTTCATCCTCTATACGGTTCTGGCTTCGGCGGGTATGTTTATCTCTCTGCTGGCCATCTACTTCCTGGCAGGCGTCGGCTTCAGCTACGAAAGCGTCGTTGCCAGCGGTGTGCTACGCGAGCTGAGCATGCTGGTGCAGGTTCTGCTCTTTGCCGGTTTCTTCCTCTGCTTTGCAGTCAAGCTGCCGGTTGTGCCCCTGCATACCTGGTTGCCCGACGCTCACGTGGAAGCGCCAACTCCGGTTTCGGTTCTGCTGGCGGGGGTACTCCTGAAAATGGGCGCCTATGGCCTGTTCCGCTTTAACTTTGGCCTCTTTCCCGAAGCCACCCAGTATCTGGCCACCACCCTGGCCGTACTCGGGGTCATTAACATCGTATACGGCGCCATGCTGGCGCTGGCCCAGACAGATATGAAAAAGGTCATTGCCTACAGCTCCGTTTCGCACATGGGCTTTATCCTGCTTGGCTTGGCCAGCCTCAATCACATGGCCTTCAACGGCGGTATCCTGCAGATGTTTGCCCACGGTACCATCACTGCCATGATGTTTCTTATGGTGGGTGTGATCTACGATCGTGCTCACACGCGGGAAATTGCCAAACTGGGTGGCCTGGCACAGCAGATGCCCATGGCCTCGTCCCTGTTCCTCATAACGTCGTTTGCCGCAGTCGGGGTACCCGGCTTCAACGGCTTTATTGCTGAAGTACTGACCTTTGTTGGCGCCTTCCAGTCATTCCCGGTACTGACCATCATCGCGGCTCTGGGGATAGTCCTCTCCGCTGCCTACATGCTCTGGCTGCAGGAGCGGGTCTTCTATGGACCACGCAAGGCCGTCTGGAATGGCCTCAAGGACATGAATGGTCTGGAGAAGTTCAACATGTTCGCCTGTCTCTTTGTCGTCATGCTTACCGGCATCCTGCCATTCCTCATACTCGATATTATCAACCCGGCGACAGTTCAGCTCCTCGGGCTGTTAGGTTAG
- a CDS encoding NADH-quinone oxidoreductase subunit NuoB produces the protein MDVSQEITKSYQVDVMQQEEMASQGVIVTSLEFIYNWGRSNSLWPLSYATACCGIEMISSSCPQHDIARFGSEVFRASPRQADLMILAGTITKKMMPQVVTLWEQIAEPKYAIAMGNCVITGGIFKNSPSVVNNVPDYIPIDVFVPGCAPRPEALFYGIITLQHQIRRQKMLRRKDYVGKQAKRLKDGSLNPNYVEGKHYPIILGES, from the coding sequence GTGGACGTAAGTCAGGAGATCACCAAATCCTATCAGGTCGATGTCATGCAACAGGAGGAGATGGCCAGCCAGGGGGTGATTGTCACCAGCCTGGAGTTTATCTACAACTGGGGCCGCTCCAACTCCCTGTGGCCCCTATCCTACGCTACCGCCTGCTGTGGTATCGAGATGATCTCATCATCTTGCCCCCAGCACGACATCGCCCGCTTCGGTTCAGAAGTATTTCGGGCCAGCCCTCGTCAGGCTGATCTCATGATACTTGCCGGAACCATTACCAAAAAGATGATGCCCCAGGTAGTCACTCTCTGGGAGCAGATTGCTGAGCCCAAGTATGCTATTGCCATGGGCAACTGCGTCATCACCGGCGGTATATTCAAAAACTCCCCCTCTGTGGTCAACAATGTTCCCGACTACATACCCATCGATGTCTTTGTACCCGGCTGTGCCCCACGTCCAGAAGCGCTCTTTTACGGTATCATTACCCTGCAGCACCAGATCAGACGCCAGAAGATGCTGCGGCGCAAGGACTATGTGGGCAAACAGGCCAAGCGCCTTAAGGACGGCTCACTGAACCCCAACTATGTTGAGGGGAAACACTACCCCATAATCCTGGGAGAGAGTTGA
- the nuoH gene encoding NADH-quinone oxidoreductase subunit NuoH has translation MFFSFTQAWPLWAQQIFYAIVPAVLVLAVVMTSVIILVWYERRWLGFLQHRYGPNRVGPFGLLQLIADAVKMMTKEDIMNRDVHKAMFTMAPIIAMSAAIISWAVIPFGEGQIISNMDMGIFFLFAVAGLGTFATIIAGYASANKWSTLGAMRGVGQAISYEIPLLFSLVPIFLMTGTFNLQEIVLQQQGSWFIWYQPFAFIIFYICMTAEVNRTPFDLPESESELVSGFNTEYSGFKFGGFFMGEYIASLTMCALITLLFFGGWYLPFANVPAIASLHTGMSGYFINPIVFLAKTYFFFGVTVWVRATLPRVTIGMLLSFAWKVLIPLTIVNIFATGLVLYILR, from the coding sequence ATGTTCTTTTCCTTTACACAAGCCTGGCCACTCTGGGCTCAGCAGATATTCTACGCTATCGTGCCTGCTGTGCTGGTTTTGGCCGTAGTCATGACTTCGGTGATCATCCTGGTATGGTATGAGCGTCGCTGGCTCGGCTTCCTGCAGCATCGCTACGGACCCAACCGGGTTGGTCCCTTCGGCCTGCTGCAACTGATAGCCGATGCGGTGAAAATGATGACCAAAGAGGACATCATGAACCGCGATGTACACAAGGCAATGTTTACCATGGCCCCCATTATCGCCATGAGTGCGGCCATTATCTCCTGGGCCGTTATTCCCTTTGGTGAAGGGCAGATTATCAGCAACATGGATATGGGGATCTTCTTCCTCTTTGCGGTGGCTGGTCTGGGTACTTTTGCTACGATTATAGCCGGCTACGCCAGTGCCAACAAGTGGAGCACCCTGGGTGCCATGCGTGGCGTGGGGCAGGCCATCAGCTATGAAATCCCCCTGCTCTTTTCGCTGGTACCTATCTTCCTGATGACTGGTACCTTTAATCTGCAGGAGATTGTTCTGCAACAGCAGGGAAGCTGGTTCATCTGGTATCAGCCCTTTGCCTTTATTATCTTCTACATCTGTATGACGGCAGAGGTAAACCGGACACCATTTGACCTGCCGGAATCGGAAAGTGAGCTGGTTTCCGGCTTCAACACCGAATACTCCGGCTTTAAGTTTGGTGGTTTTTTCATGGGCGAGTACATAGCCTCACTGACCATGTGCGCCCTGATTACCTTGCTGTTTTTCGGCGGCTGGTACCTGCCTTTCGCTAATGTTCCCGCTATCGCTTCACTGCATACCGGAATGAGTGGTTACTTCATCAACCCCATCGTTTTCCTCGCCAAAACCTACTTCTTCTTTGGCGTAACTGTGTGGGTGCGGGCAACTCTGCCCCGGGTGACCATCGGCATGCTGCTGAGCTTTGCCTGGAAAGTCCTTATTCCGCTGACCATTGTCAACATATTTGCAACCGGTCTGGTTCTGTACATACTGAGGTAG
- a CDS encoding NADH-quinone oxidoreductase subunit A has product MYFEGVAMVIDGYGPLLGMIMIGAVLPTALVIFAWLLGPKFGSRLKETTYECGMEPTSEATGRFHIGYYLYALLFFVFEIEMIYIFPWAVAFHDLGLLALIEMFIFVTILVIALAYAWRKGGLQWT; this is encoded by the coding sequence ATGTATTTTGAAGGAGTTGCCATGGTCATTGACGGGTACGGTCCGTTGCTGGGCATGATTATGATTGGAGCGGTACTTCCGACCGCTCTGGTTATATTTGCCTGGCTGCTTGGGCCCAAGTTTGGATCGCGGTTGAAGGAAACCACGTATGAGTGTGGGATGGAACCCACCAGTGAGGCTACCGGTCGTTTTCACATCGGATACTACCTGTATGCCTTGCTCTTTTTTGTCTTTGAGATCGAAATGATCTACATCTTCCCATGGGCAGTAGCATTCCATGATCTGGGACTGCTGGCGTTGATTGAGATGTTCATCTTCGTCACCATCCTCGTGATTGCCCTGGCGTATGCCTGGAGGAAGGGAGGTCTGCAGTGGACGTAA
- the nuoL gene encoding NADH-quinone oxidoreductase subunit L → MIEFAISNVWLIGIMPILAGCVALMVVKPWPKLAHTVLIVTSAIAWYLATLILVGAWQGYDLSSSQWNYRLLTTGDFELNFGIAVDNLTALMLFIVMTVSTLVQLFSTKYVEGDPGYSRFFAFLGLFTSSMLGLILVDNLLGLFIFWELVGVSSYLLIGHWYQKPSAAEAAKKAFITNRVGDFGFLIGIMIIFAYTGTLEFSGLREAIVAGDLSGWILTAAGIGIFCGAIGKSAQWPLHVWLPDAMEGPTPVSALIHAATMVAAGVYMVGKIYFLFEASLTTLQFIAWIGVITAFLAACIAIVQYDIKKALAYSTVSQLGFMMFALGMGPIGYAAALFHLMTHAFFKGMMFLDSGSVIHGCHHEQDMRRMGGLHKLMPFTSIIMLIGCLAIAGIFPFSGFFSKDEVLAAAAATNPMVYVLGAITAGLTSFYMFRMYFMTFSGTYRGDAHPHESPWQMTVPLGILAFFTITAGWLALPHFWGGPNYIADFLTYTPVTDASTYLSLNWTVMILATLISVSGITMAYLMYVKGTICPDKMKERFSYLHRLLTYKFFYDEVYNAMCKHVVVGAAKASWWFDRTVIDGIVNALGDGTYAGGEAMRRLQWGSIQTYLSVLVLAVAIIAALLFIR, encoded by the coding sequence ATGATTGAATTTGCCATATCCAATGTGTGGCTAATCGGCATTATGCCGATTCTGGCAGGGTGTGTGGCCCTTATGGTGGTCAAACCTTGGCCCAAGCTGGCCCACACAGTGCTCATTGTGACATCGGCCATTGCCTGGTATCTGGCTACCTTGATTCTGGTAGGAGCCTGGCAGGGCTATGATCTGTCTTCGTCCCAGTGGAACTATCGACTGCTGACAACCGGGGACTTTGAGCTGAATTTCGGTATTGCCGTTGATAACCTGACGGCCCTGATGCTCTTTATCGTTATGACCGTCAGTACACTGGTACAGCTCTTCTCCACCAAGTATGTGGAAGGCGATCCCGGCTATTCCCGTTTCTTCGCCTTCCTGGGGCTCTTTACATCATCTATGCTGGGCTTGATCCTGGTGGACAACCTGCTCGGCCTCTTTATTTTCTGGGAGTTGGTAGGGGTCTCCTCTTACCTACTTATTGGTCACTGGTACCAGAAGCCTTCTGCAGCCGAAGCAGCCAAGAAGGCCTTCATCACAAACCGGGTTGGGGACTTCGGCTTCCTTATCGGTATCATGATCATCTTTGCCTACACGGGAACCCTTGAATTCTCGGGTCTGCGTGAAGCCATTGTGGCCGGTGATCTTTCCGGCTGGATACTCACTGCAGCCGGTATCGGCATCTTCTGTGGTGCCATTGGCAAGTCGGCCCAGTGGCCGCTGCACGTGTGGTTGCCCGACGCCATGGAAGGTCCCACACCGGTCTCTGCCCTGATCCACGCAGCCACCATGGTTGCTGCCGGGGTATATATGGTCGGCAAGATCTACTTCCTCTTTGAGGCGTCACTCACCACTCTGCAGTTCATTGCCTGGATTGGTGTTATCACAGCCTTCCTGGCAGCCTGTATCGCCATTGTGCAGTACGACATCAAAAAGGCGCTGGCCTACTCCACCGTATCCCAGCTGGGCTTCATGATGTTCGCCCTGGGCATGGGCCCCATTGGTTACGCCGCGGCCCTGTTCCACCTCATGACCCACGCATTCTTCAAGGGCATGATGTTCCTTGACAGCGGTTCAGTCATTCACGGTTGCCACCACGAGCAGGACATGCGCCGGATGGGGGGACTGCACAAGCTGATGCCCTTTACCTCGATTATCATGCTGATTGGCTGTCTGGCCATTGCCGGTATCTTCCCGTTCAGCGGCTTCTTCAGTAAGGATGAAGTGCTGGCTGCGGCAGCGGCAACCAACCCCATGGTCTATGTGCTGGGTGCCATCACGGCTGGTCTGACTTCCTTCTACATGTTCCGCATGTACTTTATGACCTTCAGTGGAACCTACCGTGGCGACGCTCATCCCCATGAGTCGCCCTGGCAGATGACGGTTCCCTTGGGCATTCTGGCCTTCTTCACTATTACGGCTGGCTGGCTTGCTCTGCCTCACTTCTGGGGCGGTCCCAACTATATAGCCGATTTTCTGACCTACACACCCGTTACTGATGCCAGCACCTACCTCTCACTCAACTGGACGGTGATGATTCTTGCCACCCTCATCAGTGTCAGCGGCATTACCATGGCCTACCTGATGTACGTCAAGGGAACCATATGCCCCGACAAGATGAAGGAGCGCTTCTCTTATCTGCACCGCCTGCTGACCTACAAGTTCTTCTACGATGAAGTATACAACGCCATGTGCAAGCACGTGGTAGTCGGTGCAGCTAAAGCCAGCTGGTGGTTCGACCGCACTGTCATCGACGGTATCGTCAACGCTCTCGGCGATGGAACCTATGCTGGTGGTGAAGCTATGCGCCGCCTGCAGTGGGGCTCTATCCAGACCTACCTGTCGGTGCTGGTCCTTGCCGTTGCCATCATCGCAGCGCTGCTGTTCATACGATAG
- the nuoK gene encoding NADH-quinone oxidoreductase subunit NuoK codes for MSITLNHFLYLASALFCLGIFGIIVSRNAIKVLLSIEVMLAGVTVAFVAISRYVTPDTIEGQIITVFILTVAAAEAAIGLAILLAVYRNYQTVDMSRFNLLKW; via the coding sequence CTGAGTATTACCCTGAATCACTTCCTCTACCTGGCTTCAGCACTTTTTTGTCTGGGTATTTTCGGTATCATCGTCAGTCGCAACGCCATCAAGGTGCTGCTGAGCATCGAAGTGATGCTGGCCGGCGTTACTGTGGCTTTTGTCGCCATCTCCCGTTATGTCACCCCGGACACCATTGAAGGCCAGATCATTACCGTATTTATCCTGACTGTGGCTGCTGCCGAGGCGGCAATTGGTCTGGCAATCCTGTTGGCTGTGTACCGTAACTACCAGACGGTAGACATGTCCAGATTCAACCTGTTGAAGTGGTGA